A portion of the Etheostoma cragini isolate CJK2018 chromosome 13, CSU_Ecrag_1.0, whole genome shotgun sequence genome contains these proteins:
- the cxxc5a gene encoding CXXC-type zinc finger protein 5 isoform X2 has product MSSGLSEGGRTEDHEQSNSKQDSPVIERRNRSGIISEPLSKSLKKSRTLSQYTAVSSATSNGHKENGETKSHLAKPQPPPQPQPTVSALTAAKLDRTLEQVLEGQNGLLHFAQAAALLKRAGMEHMLLPGGMGVGIGGGDTGSGASDLEGTSVTDAVGGPVDFPYGVGGGFPFNPGLFIMTPAGVFLADSALHMAGLAEYPAQSELASAINSGKKKRKRCGMCPPCRRRINCEQCSSCRNRKTGHQICKFRKCEELKKKPSAALEVMLPTGAAFRWFQ; this is encoded by the exons ATGTCTAGCGGATTGTCGGAGGGGGGCCGGACAGAGGACCACGAGCAGAGTAACTCCAAACAGGACTCTCCTGTTATAGAGCGCAGGAACCGCAGTGGCATCATCAGTGAGCCCCTCAGTAAGAGCCTTAAAAAGTCCCGTACCCTCTCCCAGTACACAGCAGTCTCCTCTGCCACCAGCAATGGACACAAGGAAAATGGTGAGACTAAGAGCCACTTGGCCAAGCCTCAGCCACCCCCGCAGCCCCAGCCCACTGTCTCTGCACTGACAGCAGCCAAGTTGGACCGGACCCTAGAACAGGTTCTAGAGGGACAGAATGGCCTGCTGCACTTTGCCCAGGCAGCAGCCCTGTTAAAGCGGGCCGGAATGGAGCACATGCTCTTGCCTGGGGGTATGGGAGTGGGAATTGGCGGCGGAGACACAGGCTCGGGGGCTAGCGACTTGGAGGGTACGTCTGTTACGGATGCCGTAGGTGGTCCTGTTGACTTCCCATATGGAGTAGGGGGTGGTTTCCCCTTCAACCCCGGGCTTTTCATCATGACGCCGGCTGGAGTGTTTCTGGCGGACAGCGCGCTACACATGGCCGGCCTGGCCGAGTACCCGGCGCAGAGCGAGCTGGCCTCTGCTATCAACTCCGGTAAAAAGAAGCGAAAACGTTGCGGCATGTGTCCACCTTGCCGGCGGCGGATTAACTGCGAGCAATGCAGCAGCTGCCGGAATCGCAAAACAGGCCACCAGATCTGCAAGTTTCGCAAATGTGAGGAACTGAAGAAGAAGCCCTCTGCTGCTTTGGAG GTGATGCTTCCTACAGGAGCGGCGTTCCGTTGGTTCCAGTAG
- the cxxc5a gene encoding CXXC-type zinc finger protein 5 isoform X1 has protein sequence MSSGLSEGGRTEDHEQSNSKQDSPVIERRNRSGIISEPLSKSLKKSRTLSQYTAVSSATSNGHKENGETKSHLAKPQPPPQPQPTVSALTAAKLDRTLEQVLEGQNGLLHFAQAAALLKRAGMEHMLLPGGMGVGIGGGDTGSGASDLEGTSVTDAVGGPVDFPYGVGGGFPFNPGLFIMTPAGVFLADSALHMAGLAEYPAQSELASAINSGKKKRKRCGMCPPCRRRINCEQCSSCRNRKTGHQICKFRKCEELKKKPSAALEKVMLPTGAAFRWFQ, from the exons ATGTCTAGCGGATTGTCGGAGGGGGGCCGGACAGAGGACCACGAGCAGAGTAACTCCAAACAGGACTCTCCTGTTATAGAGCGCAGGAACCGCAGTGGCATCATCAGTGAGCCCCTCAGTAAGAGCCTTAAAAAGTCCCGTACCCTCTCCCAGTACACAGCAGTCTCCTCTGCCACCAGCAATGGACACAAGGAAAATGGTGAGACTAAGAGCCACTTGGCCAAGCCTCAGCCACCCCCGCAGCCCCAGCCCACTGTCTCTGCACTGACAGCAGCCAAGTTGGACCGGACCCTAGAACAGGTTCTAGAGGGACAGAATGGCCTGCTGCACTTTGCCCAGGCAGCAGCCCTGTTAAAGCGGGCCGGAATGGAGCACATGCTCTTGCCTGGGGGTATGGGAGTGGGAATTGGCGGCGGAGACACAGGCTCGGGGGCTAGCGACTTGGAGGGTACGTCTGTTACGGATGCCGTAGGTGGTCCTGTTGACTTCCCATATGGAGTAGGGGGTGGTTTCCCCTTCAACCCCGGGCTTTTCATCATGACGCCGGCTGGAGTGTTTCTGGCGGACAGCGCGCTACACATGGCCGGCCTGGCCGAGTACCCGGCGCAGAGCGAGCTGGCCTCTGCTATCAACTCCGGTAAAAAGAAGCGAAAACGTTGCGGCATGTGTCCACCTTGCCGGCGGCGGATTAACTGCGAGCAATGCAGCAGCTGCCGGAATCGCAAAACAGGCCACCAGATCTGCAAGTTTCGCAAATGTGAGGAACTGAAGAAGAAGCCCTCTGCTGCTTTGGAG AAGGTGATGCTTCCTACAGGAGCGGCGTTCCGTTGGTTCCAGTAG